A genomic stretch from Sebastes fasciatus isolate fSebFas1 chromosome 23, fSebFas1.pri, whole genome shotgun sequence includes:
- the LOC141761712 gene encoding transmembrane protein 60-like has translation MSLAQRVLLTWVFTLVFLIMLVLKLDGKVQWNWFLIFLPVWVFDGILILMLAIKMAGRCKPGYDPRNGSPDLRLRAWYLTAMLLKLGFCLTLCAKLEKLADVKLTFVCIPLWTMLLGALVELGLNIFPERREA, from the exons ATGTCTCTGGCTCAGAGGGTTTTGTTGACCTGGGTCTTCACCCTGGTCTTCCTCATCATGCTGGTCCTGAAACTGGACGGAAAG gtgCAGTGGAACTggttcctcatcttcctcccgGTCTGGGTGTTCGATggcatcctcatcctcatgcTCGCCATCAAGATGGCGGGCCGTTGCAAGCCCGGCTACGACCCACGCAACGGCTCCCCGGACCTGCGTCTGCGCGCCTGGTACCTGACGGCCATGCTGCTGAAGCTGGGCTTCTGCCTGACGCTGTGCGCCAAGCTGGAGAAGCTGGCGGACGTGAAGCTGACGTTTGTGTGCATACCACTGTGGACCATGTTGCTGGGGGCGCTGGTGGAGCTGGGGCTGAATATCTTtcctgagaggagagaggcctAA